In Deinococcus sedimenti, a genomic segment contains:
- a CDS encoding sensor histidine kinase: MKRITRVSPWPVVSVLCLAFLAMPLLEFWTRPHGLADQTRLLGGLTVFAGAYLITFARERDADAAERQALVAWIVTLAVYLLTLDLIPNGSAVLLIFSGCLIGFQPRRSLLGLNVLATGALFHPVITGQFTPVALQWLIPLGLWLGLSSVLCHLGYRHRQAQRTQAAQDAARGAEAERQRIARDLHDLLGHQLSVLRIKVEVIDALLATPDLRVRQELRDLDQVARDALSELRALVQGYQGGNVQVELTRARWALGAAGVDFEVDAPALPLDAPTEHALALLIREAATNVVRHARASRMHLHLQQEGDTLVCRIHDDGLGGDLTPGQGLRGMQERAQLLGGTVTVTGEGGTHITVTLPTRPATLPL; this comes from the coding sequence GTGAAGCGGATCACCCGGGTGTCGCCGTGGCCGGTCGTCTCTGTGCTGTGCCTCGCGTTTCTGGCCATGCCGCTTCTGGAGTTCTGGACGCGGCCTCACGGCCTGGCGGACCAGACGCGCCTCCTGGGTGGACTGACGGTGTTTGCCGGGGCGTACCTGATCACGTTCGCCCGGGAACGGGACGCCGACGCGGCGGAGCGGCAGGCGCTCGTCGCGTGGATCGTGACGCTGGCGGTCTACCTGCTGACCCTGGACCTTATTCCGAACGGTAGTGCCGTGCTGCTGATCTTCAGTGGCTGCCTGATCGGGTTTCAGCCGCGCCGCTCCCTGCTGGGCCTGAACGTCCTGGCGACCGGGGCGCTGTTTCATCCGGTGATCACCGGGCAGTTCACGCCCGTGGCCCTGCAGTGGCTGATTCCGCTGGGCTTGTGGCTCGGCCTCAGCAGCGTGCTGTGCCACCTCGGGTACCGGCACCGTCAGGCGCAGCGCACTCAGGCGGCGCAGGACGCGGCGCGGGGCGCGGAGGCGGAGCGGCAGCGGATCGCGCGGGACCTGCACGACCTGCTGGGGCATCAGCTCAGTGTCCTGCGGATCAAGGTGGAGGTCATCGACGCGCTGCTGGCCACACCGGACCTCCGGGTGCGGCAGGAACTGCGGGACCTGGACCAGGTGGCGCGGGACGCCCTGAGTGAACTGCGGGCCCTGGTGCAGGGGTACCAGGGCGGCAACGTGCAGGTGGAACTGACCCGGGCCCGCTGGGCGCTGGGCGCGGCGGGCGTGGACTTCGAGGTGGACGCTCCGGCACTCCCCCTGGACGCGCCCACCGAGCACGCCCTGGCGCTGCTGATCCGGGAAGCCGCGACGAACGTCGTGCGTCACGCGCGGGCGTCACGGATGCACCTGCACCTCCAGCAGGAGGGCGACACGCTCGTGTGCCGCATCCACGACGACGGGCTGGGGGGCGACCTGACGCCCGGGCAGGGCCTGCGGGGCATGCAGGAGCGGGCGCAGCTGCTGGGCGGCACGGTGACGGTCACTGGCGAGGGCGGGACGCACATCACCGTGACGCTCCCCACCCGGCCGGCTACACTGCCGCTGTGA